A genomic region of Streptosporangium lutulentum contains the following coding sequences:
- a CDS encoding glutathionylspermidine synthase family protein, which produces MRRETSLPRDGWESIIEGHGLAYHRSAHPDGLKRPYWDETVQYVFSMDEVLDLENQVEDLHRMCLHAVEHVIEHARYADFSIPEWVAPEIARSWERSDPHLFGRFDLRYDGTGPAKMLEYNADTPTSLLESSVVQWFWLRDRYPDDDQWNSIHERLIGRWQQISAGLPTGPSHFAWTNMDQSGEEAMTLAYLQETADQAGLRTVAVAMEDIGWDDLNLRFVDMERRVIRSLCKLYPWEWAIADPFGVQAVRQQVSMTWIEPLWKMLLSNKALLAVLWELYPGHPNLLPAYLDGPRDMSSYIVKPLLGREGANMRIVTPGDRVETSGGYGAEGYVYQEFQALPVFDGWRPVLGAWVIHDEAAGVGIRETTGFVTDDTSSFVPHRIEL; this is translated from the coding sequence ATGAGACGCGAGACCTCACTCCCCCGGGACGGCTGGGAGAGCATCATCGAGGGCCACGGCCTGGCCTATCACCGTTCGGCTCATCCCGACGGCCTCAAGCGCCCCTACTGGGACGAGACCGTCCAATACGTCTTCTCCATGGACGAGGTGCTCGATCTGGAGAACCAGGTCGAAGACCTGCACCGGATGTGTCTCCACGCGGTGGAGCACGTCATAGAGCACGCCCGCTACGCCGACTTCTCCATTCCCGAATGGGTGGCACCGGAGATCGCCCGCTCCTGGGAGCGGAGCGACCCGCACCTGTTCGGCCGGTTCGACCTGCGCTACGACGGGACCGGCCCGGCCAAGATGCTGGAATACAACGCCGACACCCCGACGAGCCTGCTGGAGAGCTCCGTCGTGCAGTGGTTCTGGCTTCGGGACCGCTACCCCGACGACGACCAGTGGAACTCCATCCACGAGCGGCTGATCGGCCGATGGCAGCAGATCTCGGCGGGTCTCCCCACCGGCCCCTCGCACTTCGCCTGGACCAACATGGACCAGAGCGGCGAGGAGGCGATGACCCTCGCCTACCTCCAGGAGACCGCCGACCAGGCCGGGCTGAGGACGGTCGCGGTGGCCATGGAGGACATCGGCTGGGACGACCTCAACCTGCGGTTCGTAGACATGGAGCGCCGGGTGATCCGCTCGCTCTGCAAGCTGTATCCGTGGGAGTGGGCGATCGCCGACCCGTTCGGGGTCCAGGCGGTGCGCCAGCAGGTCTCGATGACCTGGATCGAGCCGCTGTGGAAGATGCTGCTGTCCAACAAGGCACTGCTCGCGGTGCTCTGGGAGCTGTATCCGGGACACCCGAACCTGCTGCCCGCCTACCTCGACGGCCCCCGTGACATGTCCTCCTACATCGTGAAACCGCTCCTCGGCCGCGAGGGCGCGAACATGCGGATCGTCACCCCCGGCGACCGCGTCGAGACCTCCGGCGGCTACGGCGCCGAAGGCTACGTCTACCAGGAGTTCCAGGCACTGCCCGTCTTCGACGGCTGGCGGCCCGTGCTCGGGGCCTGGGTCATCCA